A window of the Cicer arietinum cultivar CDC Frontier isolate Library 1 chromosome 6, Cicar.CDCFrontier_v2.0, whole genome shotgun sequence genome harbors these coding sequences:
- the LOC113783905 gene encoding heavy metal-associated isoprenylated plant protein 7-like has translation MGEEEKKPEENKVEEKKPEEEPKKEEEKKETQEGDGKPTAEEKKPEESTNETAPPPEIVLKVFMHCEGCARKVRRSLKGFSGVEDVVTDCKSHKVVVKGEKADPLKVLERVQRKSHRQVELLSPIPKPPTEDEKKSEENEKPKPEEEKKEEPQITTVILKVHMHCEACSQEIKKRIERIKGVESAEPDLKNSLVTVKGVLETEKLVEYVYKRTGKQAVIVKQEPEKKEEAKETKEEEKKTEENEKDQKKSGEGEEKKEAVEGDGEKSGGDGGGAEETKVVEMKKNEYYYKYGTEVFAYPDPAYPLQAYPPQIFSDENPNACSVM, from the exons ATGGGAGAg GAAGAAAAGAAACCAGAGGAAAACAAAGTGGAAGAGAAAAAACCGGAGGAAGAACcgaagaaagaagaagagaagaaagaaaCGCAAGAAGGAGATGGAAAACCAACAGCCGAAGAGAAAAAACCGGAGGAATCTACGAATGAAACTGCACCACCGCCAGAAATTGTGCTTAAAGTATTCATGCATTGTGAAGGTTGTGCTCGCAAGGTTCGTCGTTCACTCAAAGGATTTTCAG GAGTTGAAGATGTTGTAACTGATTGCAAATCTCACAAGGTTGTTGTTAAAGGAGAAAAAGCGGATCCGTTGAAGGTTCTAGAAAGAGTACAGAGGAAGAGTCATAGACAAGTTGAACTTCTTTCCCCGATCCCAAAACCACCGACCGAAGATGAGAAAAAATCTGAAGAGAATGAGAAACCTAAGCCAGaggaagagaaaaaagaagag CCTCAGATTACTACTGTGATTCTGAAAGTTCACATGCATTGTGAAGCTTGTTCGCAGGAAATTAAGAAACGCATTGAAAGAATCAAAG gAGTTGAATCAGCTGAACCAGATCTGAAGAACTCACTTGTGACAGTGAAGGGAGTACTTGAAACTGAGAAGTTAGTGGAATATGTGTACAAGAGAACTGGGAAACAAGCAGTGATAGTGAAACAAGAACCAGAGAAAAAAGAGGAAGCAAAAGAAACCAAAGAGGAAGAGAAAAAAACCGAGGAAAATGAGAAAGATCAGAAAAAGAGTGGTGAAGGAGAGGAAAAGAAAGAAGCTGTAGAAGGAGATGGTGAAAAATCAGGTGGTGATGGAGGTGGTGCAGAGGAAACTAAAGTTGTGgaaatgaagaaaaatgaatACTATTACAAGTATGGAACGGAGGTTTTTGCATATCCTGATCCAGCATACCCTCTTCAAGCTTATCCTCCTCAGATTTTCAGTGATGAGAACCCAAATGCTTGCTCTGTTATGTAA